A window of Argopecten irradians isolate NY chromosome 14, Ai_NY, whole genome shotgun sequence contains these coding sequences:
- the LOC138308154 gene encoding uncharacterized protein — protein sequence MSVAQFNDYGAPSDLKLDLNGHQVVGSVINNYYKHNCTGDVGYPPGEVKVQYAAVGSSVFNELSVSNIQTSPSEWLCNSTERTIEFVIDFNPNMDGGVIRCVVTSADMNVTTYSNNATIELIPGNICTTTDANVKIIHHPTNCKKYVTCYEDPPVPKGYDDCNGLCVKIENGLSASCVDCSQDVCPNTGSTTTATSTTLGPSYLTCGEISGYISDAVSLQCQITSADFDEVVVSHSSSTSPGKVLLGSVTKTTSIVTTTDAVWTGLNLIYYTISTIDFINITIPAIACDMSGAFYLNLTTGALWSEETSNLNVLATPSTSPTISQKAYLEGTAGQIECIGDVGNPIVEMVLQYHDATSGSDVELTSEHSGDDVKEGCTFKRTIRSTASLSTLNGTAVKCVTSYSNGGSAPPTTLESNPLTILLIPDNTCESTNASLILHPYDCHRYVQCGDSTITEFVCPGSTCFNPIGNNCDIDCSRCP from the exons GTGCCCCGTCAGATCTCAAACTTGATCTAAACGGTCACCAGGTTGTTGGTTCTGTTATCAATAACTACTACAAACACAATTGTACTGGCGATGTAGGCTACCCTCCTGGAGAGGTCAAAGTTCAGTACGCAGCCGTCGGCTCATCTGTCTTTAATGAACTCTCGGTATCCAACATTCAGACGTCTCCGAGTGAGTGGCTGTGTAACAGTACCGAGCGGACAATCGAGTTCGTTATAGACTTCAATCCCAACATGGACGGCGGAGTAATACGGTGTGTCGTCACTAGTGCAGACATGAACGTCACAACATACTCCAATAACGCTACCATTGAACTAATACCAG GTAATATATGTACCACGACTGATGCAAACGTCAAAATTATCCATCATCCAACCAACTGTAAGAAATATGTCACGTGCTACGAAGACCCACCTGTCCCTAAAGGTTATGATGACTGTAATGGGTTGTGTGTAAAGATAGAAAACGGACTGAGTGCTTCCTGTGTGGACTGTAGCCAGGATGTCTGTCCGAACACAG gTTCAACAACAACTGCGACGTCAACCACTTTAGGACCATCGT ATCTAACTTGTGGTGAAATCTCAGGATATATTAGTGATGCTGTCAGTCTTCAATGTCAAATCACGAGCGCGGATTTTGACGAAGTGGTTGTCTCACATTCGTCTTCAACATCGCCCGGTAAAGTGTTACTCGGGAGCGTCACCAAGACAACATCTATTGTCACGACGACTGATGCTGTTTGGACCGGCCTTAACCTTATATACTATACCATTAGTACCATAGACTTTATCAACATTACAATACCAGCTATAGCCTGTGATATGAGTGGAGCGTTTTATTTAAATCTAACAACCGGAGCCCTGTGGTCAGAGGAAACGTCAAACCTTAACGTATTAG CTACTCCATCAACTTCCCCGACAATATCCCAGAAGGCTTATTTGGAAGGCACAGCAGGACAGATCGAGTGTATCGGCGATGTAGGAAATCCAATTGTCGAAATGGTTCTTCAATATCATGATGCCACCTCCGGTAGCGATGTTGAACTGACGTCAGAACACTCCGGTGATGACGTAAAGGAAGGGTGCACCTTCAAGAGAACGATAAGATCAACAGCCTCACTGTCCACGCTGAATGGAACAGCAGTCAAATGTGTGACATCATACTCTAATGGAGGATCTGCTCCCCCTACTACTCTAGAATCTAACCCATTGACTATACTACTCATTCCAG ATAACACTTGCGAGTCTACCAATGCCTCTCTTATCCTCCATCCTTACGACTGCCATCGGTACGTACAGTGTGGGGACAGCACTATCACGGAATTTGTATGTCCGGGATCCACGTGTTTTAATCCGATTGGGAATAATTGTGATATCGACTGTAGTAGATGTCCTTAA